One window of the Camelina sativa cultivar DH55 chromosome 1, Cs, whole genome shotgun sequence genome contains the following:
- the LOC104701121 gene encoding putative cadmium/zinc-transporting ATPase HMA4 codes for MQDFMEAAAVVFLFTIADWLETRASYKASSVMQSLMSLAPQKAIIAETGEEVEVDEVKVSTVVAVKAGETIPIDGIVVDGNCEVDEKTLTGEAFPVPKQRDSMVWAGTINLNGYVTVKTTSLAGDCVVAKMAKLVEEAQSSKTKSQRLIDKCSQYYTPAIIIISACFAIVPIIMKVHNLTHWFHLALVVLVSACPCGLILSTPVATFCALTKAATSGLLIKSADYLDTLSKIKIAAFDKTGTITRGEFIVIDFKSLSRDITLRSLLYWVSSVESKSSHPMAATIVDHAKSVSVEPRPEEVEDYQNFPGEGIYGKIDGNDIYIGNKRIASRAGCSTVPEIEVDTKGGKTVGYVYVGERLAGVFSLSDACRSGVSQAMTELKSMGIKTAMLTGDSQASAMHAQEQLGNVLDVVHGELLPEDKSKIIQEFKKEGPTAMVGDGVNDAPALATADIGISMGISGSALATQTGHIILMSNDIRRIPQAIKLARRARRKVVQNVFLSITFKAGILAFAFAGHPLIWAAVLVDVGTCLLVIFNSMLLLREKKKIGNKKCYRASTSMLNGRKLEGDDDVVDLEAGLLTKSGNGECNSGCCGDKKAQEKVMMRPSHTTSSDHFHSGCCGDKKQDNVKVVRDGCCGEKTRKPEGDIASLSSCKKSTTHVKHDLKMKGGSGCCANKNEKGKEVVAKSCCEKPKQEMESAGDCRSGRCEKKKQYEEIVPKEILGKELTVLEIELKTKDGETCKTSCCDKNEKVKETSLLLSSEDTSYLEKRVMIKDNVNCKSGFCDGENQTAEVTIVDCSSGCCENKATEKQTCHEKAALDMESGVSCDLKLVCCGKTEGEVGEQSDMEINIEAHCKSGCCIDEKQTGEINLGSEDDTANQDCSSACCVDKEEVTQSFHEKKHVVLVNEEGLDRESGVCCETKLVCCGSAEGEVEEKCDMELKNEGHCKSGCCSDEKHTGEITLASEEETESTDCSSGCCVDKEEVTSICHEKPVSLVVAGLETEGGGDCKSHCCGTGLTQEESSNLVNEESAQSGGCGTMKVSSQNCCSEREIEKVSSQSCCTSPIDLVLSDLQVKKVERWESSNRPIKVETCCKVKTPEACASICREREMRHSSKNCCRSYAKEFCGHGHHHHRHHHHHHHHHVSV; via the exons ATGCAAGATTTCATGGAGGCTGCAGCAGTTGTGTTCTTATTCACCATAGCTGACTGGCTCGAAACAAGAGCTAGCTACAAG GCGAGTTCGGTAATGCAGTCTTTAATGAGCCTAGCACCTCAGAAGGCAATAATAGCCGAGACTGGAGAAGAGGTTGAAGTAGATGAGGTTAAGGTTAGCACAGTTGTAGCAGTTAAAGCCGGTGAGACTATACCAATTGATGGAATTGTGGTGGATGGAAACTGTGAAGTAGACGAGAAAACCTTAACGGGTGAAGCATTTCCTGTGCCTAAACAGAGAGATTCTATGGTTTGGGCTGGAACCATCAATCTAAATG GGTATGTAACGGTGAAAACAACTTCTTTAGCTGGTGATTGCGTGGTTGCAAAGATGGCTAAGCTAGTAGAAGAAGCTCAGAGTAGTAAAACCAAATCTCAGAGACTAATAGACAAATGCTCTCAGTACTATACTCCTG CAATCATCATAATATCAGCTTGCTTTGCAATTGTCCCTATTATAATGAAGGTTCACAACCTCACCCATTGGTTTCACTTAGCACTAGTTGTGTTAGTCAGTGCTTGTCCTTGTGGGCTTATACTCTCTACACCAGTTGCTACCTTCTGTGCACTTACTAAAGCGGCTACTTCAGGGCTTCTGATCAAAAGTGCTGATTATCTTGACACTCTCTCAAAGATCAAGATCGCTGCTTTCGACAAAACTGGGACTATTACCAGAGGAGAGTTCATCGTCATAGATTTCAAGTCACTCTCTAGAGATATAACCCTACGCAGCTTGCTTTactg GGTATCAAGTGTTGAAAGCAAATCAAGTCATCCAATGGCTGCAACAATCGTGGACCATGCAAAATCTGTTTCTGTTGAGCCTAGGCCTGAAGAGGTTGAGGACTACCAGAACTTTCCAGGTGAAGGAATCTACGGGAAGATTGATGGCAACGATATCTACATCGGGAACAAAAGGATCGCTTCTCGTGCTGGTTGTTCTACAG TTCCAGAGATTGAAGTTGATACAAAAGGTGGGAAGACTGTGGGATATGTTTATGTAGGTGAAAGACTAGCTGGAGTTTTCAGTCTTTCTGATGCTTGTAGATCCGGTGTATCTCAAGCAATGACAGAACTGAAATCTATGGGAATCAAAACCGCAATGCTAACAGGAGATAGTCAAGCCTCGGCGATGCATGCTCAGGAACAG CTAGGGAATGTTTTGGATGTTGTACATGGAGAACTTCTTCCAGAAGATAAATCCAAAATCATACAAGAGTTTAAGAAAGAAGGACCAACCGCAATGGTAGGGGACGGTGTGAATGATGCACCTGCTTTAGCTACTGCTGATATTGGTATCTCCATGGGGATTTCTGGCTCTGCACTAGCGACTCAGACTGGTCATATTATTCTGATGTCTAATGACATAAGGAGGATACCACAAGCGATAAAGCTAGCGAGAAGAGCTCGGCGCAAAGTTGTTCAAAACGTGTTTCTTTCCATTACTTTCAAAGCAGGAATACTGGCTTTCGCCTTTGCTGGTCATCCTTTGATTTGGGCAGCGGTACTGGTTGATGTAGGGACTTGTCTGCTTGTGATTTTCAATAGTATGTTGTTGCTgcgagagaagaaaaagattggGAACAAAAAGTGTTACAGGGCTTCTACATCTATGTTGAATGGTAGGAAGCTTGAAGGCGATGATGATGTTGTAGATTTAGAAGCAGGCTTGTTGACAAAGAGCGGGAATGGTGAATGCAACTCAGGATGTTGTGGTGACAAGAAAGCTCAAGAGAAGGTGATGATGAGACCAAGTCATACAACCAGTTCTGATCACTTTCACTCTGGTTGTTGTGGTGATAAGAAGCAAGACAATGTAAAGGTTGTGAGAGATGGCTGTTGCGGTGAGAAAACTAGGAAACCAGAGGGAGATATAGCTTCATTGAGTTCATGCAAGAAGTCGACTACTCATGTCAAACATGACCTGAAAATGAAAGGTGGTTCAGGTTGTTGTGCTAACAAAAATGAGAAGGGTAAGGAAGTAGTGGCAAAGAGCTGTTGTGAGAAGCCCAAACAGGAAATGGAGAGTGCTGGAGACTGCAGGTCTGGCCGttgcgagaagaagaagcaatatgAGGAAATTGTGCCGAAGGAGATTCTTGGTAAGGAATTAACTGTTTTGGAAATAGAGTTGAAGACAAAGGATGGTGAAACCTGCAAAACAAGCTGTTGTGACAAAAACGAGAAGGTTAAGGAAACAAGTTTGTTGCTTTCAAGTGAGGACACATCTTACCTGGAGAAGAGAGTGATGATTAAAGATAATGTAAACTGCAAGTCTGGCTTTTGCGATGGTGAAAATCAAACTGCTGAAGTTACAATTGTGGATTGTAGCTCAGGATGTTGCGAGAACAAGGCGACAGAGAAACAAACCTGCCATGAGAAGGCAGCTCTGGACATGGAAAGTGGTGTAAGTTGTGATCTCAAGCTGGTTTGTTGTGGTAAGACAGAAGGGGAAGTGGGAGAACAATCTGATATGGAGATAAATATTGAAGCACATTGCAAGTCTGGATGCTGCATTGATGAAAAACAAACTGGAGAAATTAACCTGGGTTCTGAGGATGATACAGCCAATCAGGATTGCTCCTCGGCATGTTGTGTGGACAAAGAAGAAGTGACACAAAGCTTCCATGAAAAGAAGCATGTTGTGTTGGTAAATGAGGAAGGTTTGGACAGGGAAAGCGGTGTATGTTGTGAAACCAAGTTGGTTTGTTGTGGCAGCGCAGAAGGGGAAGTGGAGGAGAAATGTGATATGGAGCTAAAGAATGAAGGTCACTGCAAATCAGGTTGCTGCAGCGATGAAAAACATACCGGGGAAATCACTCTGGCTTCAGAGGAAGAGACAGAAAGCACGGATTGTTCCTCGGGATGTTGTGTGGACAAAGAAGAAGTGACAAGTATCTGTCATGAGAAGCCTGTTAGCTTGGTGGTTGCAGGCTTGGAAACTGAAGGTGGTGGTGATTGCAAATCACATTGTTGCGGAACTGGTTTGACACAAGAAGAGTCTTCTAATTTGGTCAATGAGGAGAGTGCTCAATCTGGAGGCTGTGGAACAATGAAAGTATCTAGCCAAAACTGTTGCAGCGAGCGAGAGATAGAGAAAGTCTCTAGTCAAAGCTGTTGCACAAGTCCTATTGATCTGGTGTTATCTGACTTGCAAGTGAAGAAGGTTGAGCGTTGGGAGAGCTCAAACAGACCCATCAAGGTAGAGACCTGTTGCAAAGTGAAGACTCCAGAGGCTTGCGCATCAATATGTAGGGAAAGAGAGATGCGTCACAGTAGTAAAAACTGTTGCAGGAGTTATGCAAAGGAGTTTTGCGGCCACGGCCACCATCatcaccgccaccaccaccaccatcaccatcaccatgtGAGTGTTTGA
- the LOC104710618 gene encoding putative cadmium/zinc-transporting ATPase HMA4, whose protein sequence is MQDFMEAAAVVFLFTIADWLETRASYKASSVMQSLMSLAPQKAIIAETGEEVEVDEVKVSTVVAVKAGETIPIDGIVVDGNCEVDEKTLTGEAFPVPKQRDSMVWAGTINLNGYVTVKTTSLAGDCVVAKMAKLVEEAQSSKTKSQRLIDKCSQYYTPAIIIISAGFAIVPIIMKVHNLTHWFHLALVVLVSACPCGLILSTPVATFCALTKAATSGLLIKSADYLDTLSKIKIAAFDKTGTITRGEFIVIDFKSLSRDITLRSLLYW, encoded by the exons ATGCAAGATTTCATGGAGGCTGCAGCAGTTGTGTTCTTATTCACCATAGCTGACTGGCTCGAAACAAGAGCTAGCTACAAG GCGAGTTCGGTAATGCAGTCTTTAATGAGCCTAGCACCTCAGAAGGCAATAATAGCCGAGACTGGAGAAGAGGTTGAAGTAGATGAGGTTAAGGTTAGCACAGTTGTAGCAGTTAAAGCCGGTGAGACTATACCAATTGATGGAATTGTGGTGGATGGAAACTGTGAAGTAGACGAGAAAACCTTAACGGGTGAAGCATTTCCTGTGCCTAAACAGAGAGATTCTATGGTTTGGGCTGGAACCATCAATCTAAATG GGTATGTAACGGTGAAAACAACTTCTTTAGCTGGTGATTGCGTGGTTGCAAAGATGGCTAAGCTAGTAGAAGAAGCTCAGAGTAGTAAAACCAAATCTCAGAGACTAATAGACAAATGCTCTCAGTACTATACTCCTG CAATCATCATAATATCAGCTGGCTTTGCAATTGTCCCTATTATAATGAAGGTTCACAACCTCACCCATTGGTTTCACTTAGCACTAGTTGTGTTAGTCAGTGCTTGTCCCTGTGGGCTTATACTCTCTACACCAGTTGCTACCTTCTGTGCACTTACTAAAGCGGCTACTTCAGGGCTTCTGATCAAAAGTGCTGATTATCTTGACACTCTCTCAAAGATCAAGATCGCTGCTTTCGACAAAACTGGGACTATTACCAGAGGAGAGTTCATCGTCATAGATTTCAAGTCACTCTCTAGAGATATAACCCTACGCAGCTTGCTTtactggtaa